Within Cellulophaga sp. L1A9, the genomic segment ATTTTTCGAAACCAGAATGGAATGAAATGGAAGAAAAATATAGCACAGATGGCGATGGCGATTTTGTGTTGCTTGAAGAGTTTGATAATAATCAATATTTGAATAATGATTATTTATTAAATGCTGTTTTCGTAGAAGATAAAGATAAAGAGATTATTGCTAATTTGGATAAAGAATTGGGGGCAGAACGTATTAAGAGACATGCAGATTTAGTTTTGTTAGGCCTGCCAAAACCTATGCGTAATGTTTTTGAATTATTTAGTACGTATAAGTTTAATACCCACGAAATTTCCAATATTTTAAATTTAAGTGTTCATGAAGTTGAGCATTTCTTAAAAGAAGCAAAATCAAAAATGAAATCTAGTTTTTTAAACAGATATATGAATTAATTTTAAACGGTAAGACTATGAAAACAATACCTGGAAACCCTAAAACTGCACTGCTTCTAGGAGCAAGTTTAGATGTGTTGCATCAAGAAAGTAAAGAATTTTTAGAAACTATTGCTTTTTGGAGTTATGAAACACAGTTTTTTAAAAATCTTTTAGAAAAGGCAAAAACAAATGAATCTCGGTATCAACAAATGCTGCAAACTTTAGATACCATATACGATCAACTTTTTAAATTTCTTAAAAAAGATATTGTTGCACATGAAAAAAACCTTTCTGAGTTAAAGGAATTAGCTGCGGGATTA encodes:
- a CDS encoding RNA polymerase sigma factor codes for the protein MKYSEQTNEFNVFVSTSYVSLVQLKKEGKTKAFNDLLLKVLPQVKQYVQHKLNVASKNGELDKNRFKADDIIDQLFIEVYDHIDAVEAASDFHTWLFKKADELVEDLLVDEEFDTYFFENVDNFSKPEWNEMEEKYSTDGDGDFVLLEEFDNNQYLNNDYLLNAVFVEDKDKEIIANLDKELGAERIKRHADLVLLGLPKPMRNVFELFSTYKFNTHEISNILNLSVHEVEHFLKEAKSKMKSSFLNRYMN